A stretch of the Solanum dulcamara chromosome 6, daSolDulc1.2, whole genome shotgun sequence genome encodes the following:
- the LOC129892824 gene encoding uncharacterized protein LOC129892824, with protein MAEFFHHMAKTIYDPNGLNFENMRKMGGVEFEETVDPTNAEQWLERIERVFELLECSDVAKFKHAISQQGMSIAEYQQKFLRLSHYAEGVINEEKDKYRRFEDGLNDFIRKNVAILQYENFCKLVSIAFTWERLDKEEASRHENRFQKSRSNFGGPSKKGRFDDSKASSVNKLDQQKQRRLDFSTDCTLSYSQGKTRVPTCAECGKNHYGACRRASSACFNCGNFDHKVKDYSNPKNVPPLYTEGSVQKSSNNPPQTNKGARPKNNQAAGASEANQASRSRATA; from the exons ATGGCAGAATTCTTTCACCATATGGCTAAAACGATTTATGATCCTAATGGgttaaactttgaaaatatgaggaaaatgggtggagttgagtttgaagagACGGTTGATCCCACTAATGCTGAACAATGGCTTGAGCGCATAGAGAGGGTGTTTGAGCTGTTGGAGTGTTCAGATGTTGCCAAATTCAAGCATGCCATCTC GCAACAAGGCATGTCTATCGCTGAGTATCAACAAAAGTTTCTTAGACTCTCTCATTATGCTGAAGGCGTTATTAACGAGGAAAAAGATAAATACAGGAGGTTTGAAGATGGCCTAAATGATTTCATCAGAAAAAATGTAGCAATCTTGCAATATGagaacttttgtaaattagtttctaTTGCTTTTACTTGGGAAAGACTTGATAAGGAAGAAGCTAGTAGACATGAGAATAGATTCCAGAAGTCTAGGTCAAATTTTGGAGGTCCATCTAAAAAGGGAAGGTTTGATGATTCTAAGGCTAGTAGTGTCAACAAGTTAGATCAACAGAAGCAAAGAAGACTAGATTTTTCTACAGATTGTACTCTGAGTTATAGCCAAGGCAAGACTCGTGTTCCCACTTGTGCagaatgtggaaagaatcattatGGTGCTTGCAGGAGAGCTTCTAGTGCATGTTTTAATTGTGGCAACTTTGATCATAAAGTGAAGGACTATTCTAATCCTAAAAATGTTCCTCCCTTGTACACTGAGGGCTCAGTTCAGAAGTCTTCTAATAATCCTCCTCAAACCAATAAAGGTGCAAGGCCTAAAAATAACCAAGCAGCGGGGGCAAGTGAAGCAAATCAAGCTAGCAGGTCCAGAGCTACTGCATGA